From Synechococcus sp. A10-1-5-1, a single genomic window includes:
- a CDS encoding CCA tRNA nucleotidyltransferase — translation MEIPDVPKPLLEALTQAAAGERCALVGGVVRDLLLHRHHEDPWRGLPDLDIVVEGRAAELVQRLPEALESQFACSIPLSLQEHGAFGTFELELQLPAEFGGTWLLDVASARQETYPEPGENPSVRLGSLKDDLARRDFTVNAMALELASGELLDLHHGQADLAARQLNLLHPSSLRDDPTRWVRGARYAARLGFQFSAAAQQQALSTLSQWPWIWRPGDDPGHAPPALGTRLRMELELLFQREPWRVAVQVLQQTGGLVLLDTQLQQDASWARRLHWAQRLAVPLLPALVAGAADPLGLAERLQLPHRQHKLLVQLQELKKRLNAVPTDALLPSWWAEFLEGPGLSPEAVALAITLGGPHWHPLLRWWGRWRHVRSPISAAVLMQEEGLRPGPELGSRLKALRLAALDQLPR, via the coding sequence ATGGAGATTCCTGACGTCCCCAAGCCCCTACTGGAGGCGTTGACTCAGGCGGCAGCTGGCGAGCGCTGTGCCCTTGTCGGCGGTGTGGTGCGTGATCTCCTCCTGCACCGCCACCACGAAGATCCCTGGCGCGGTCTACCCGATCTGGACATCGTCGTTGAGGGTCGCGCGGCCGAATTAGTTCAGCGTCTCCCCGAAGCGCTGGAGAGCCAGTTCGCATGCTCGATCCCCCTCAGCCTTCAAGAGCACGGAGCGTTTGGCACCTTCGAGTTGGAGCTGCAGCTTCCCGCCGAATTCGGTGGCACCTGGCTCTTGGATGTCGCCTCCGCCCGTCAGGAGACGTATCCCGAACCAGGAGAGAACCCCAGCGTTCGCCTCGGAAGCCTGAAGGATGACCTGGCTCGCCGTGATTTCACGGTGAATGCCATGGCCTTGGAGCTCGCCAGTGGGGAGTTACTCGATCTCCACCACGGTCAAGCCGACCTCGCGGCACGCCAACTCAATTTGCTGCACCCCAGCAGCCTTAGGGATGACCCCACGCGGTGGGTCCGCGGTGCTCGCTACGCGGCTCGGCTTGGCTTTCAGTTCTCGGCAGCGGCTCAGCAACAAGCCCTGAGCACCCTGAGTCAATGGCCCTGGATTTGGCGGCCTGGTGATGATCCAGGTCATGCCCCACCGGCTTTGGGGACGCGTCTGCGCATGGAGCTGGAACTGCTGTTCCAGCGAGAGCCATGGCGGGTGGCAGTGCAGGTGCTTCAGCAGACAGGCGGATTGGTTCTGCTCGACACCCAGTTGCAGCAGGACGCTTCATGGGCCCGTCGTCTCCACTGGGCTCAGCGCTTGGCAGTGCCTTTGTTGCCGGCGCTGGTCGCAGGGGCTGCTGATCCTTTGGGTCTAGCGGAACGGCTGCAGTTGCCGCACCGTCAGCACAAGCTCTTGGTGCAACTCCAAGAGTTGAAGAAGCGACTCAACGCAGTCCCGACCGATGCACTACTGCCCTCGTGGTGGGCTGAGTTTTTAGAAGGCCCCGGGCTTAGTCCTGAGGCAGTGGCTTTGGCCATCACGTTGGGTGGTCCCCACTGGCATCCACTGCTGCGTTGGTGGGGCCGATGGCGGCATGTGCGTTCACCGATCTCAGCGGCGGTCTTGATGCAGGAGGAGGGGTTGAGACCTGGGCCGGAACTCGGTTCTCGGCTTAAGGCTTTGCGTCTTGCGGCGTTGGATCAGCTGCCCCGGTAG